The following proteins are co-located in the Streptomyces sp. NBC_01198 genome:
- a CDS encoding choice-of-anchor D domain-containing protein translates to MFRTPPFLRGRRRPPRSGGSPRRTGLRRAVAVVGSTALLTTGGVLALSAATPAYAAATGGSGASLPYVEVQAENSATNGSQIGPSWLAGQLADEASYRKAVTLSGSGKFVTFTTPVATNSIDFRYSIPDGSGGSVYTAPLSFAINGAAQPDFTLTNAYSWYYGSYPFTNQPGSNPHHFYDEAHRLLPQTYPAGTTFTLQTSGGSAATTIDFADFEQVGAALPQPSGSVSVTSKGADATGAGDSTAAFNAAISAAGPGGTVWIPPGTYNIPRHITVDNVTVAGAGMWYSTVTGAAPGFYGLGEPDSCGVGGNRGVSSNVHLSNFAIFGQVGTRNDCDQVNGIGGALSNSSVSSLWIDHLKVGAWLDGPMDKLTLSGLRIRDTTADGINFHGGVTNSTITNSEIRNTGDDGIATWADSALGADANDTISNNTVETQILANGIAIYGGHDNTVSGNLVQDTGLAQGGGIHVGQRFTSTPVGTTTISNNTIIRAGSLDPNWQFGVGALWFDGSQGAITGPINVSNLLIEQSPYEAVQWVEGTVSGVNLNNVTIAGTGTFALQEQTGGAAKFTNVTATGVGASTPVYSCEGGNFAVTDGGGNSGITGTPFCGGFPTPVFPPYPASGVTATPGALNFGSVATGSTSGTQTVTVSNPTGSAAAVSALSASGDFAQTNTCGSSVPANGSCTVSVTFHPTASGERNGTLTVTAGGNTSTVTLTGTGIAPGPVLNTNPANLSFAGTVVGSSATPQTVTVTNSGTSAASISAIAATGDFTQTNNCSSLAVGATCAVTVTFKPTAGGTRNGTLTLTSTANNSPTTVALSGAGIDSSTDVAAGHTATASSSNGTFVPGNVTDADASTYWESANGAFPQWVQVDLGQNYSVGKVTLKLPPSTAWATRTETLSVQGSTDGNSFSTLSASAGRTFDPSADNNTVTITFTAATARYVRVNITANSGWSAAQLSGLQVFPGSGGTNPTSATLAVTPSSLTFASQAPGTTSGAQNVTVTNTGTATAAISSVTASGDFSQTNTCGSSLAASASCTVAVKFTPTASGTRNGTLTINSNAANNPTTVALTGTGTGTVSTNLAAGRPTSESSHADVYPSSNLTDGNQASYWESANNAFPQWAQVDLGSAQSVSKVVLQLPAGWGARNETLSISGSTNGSSFTTLKSSASYAFTPGANNTVTITFTASTQRYIRVTVTANDGWPAGQLSELQVWNA, encoded by the coding sequence ATGTTCCGTACGCCCCCCTTCCTCCGAGGCCGCAGAAGGCCACCACGATCAGGCGGTTCGCCCCGCCGCACCGGCCTGAGAAGAGCGGTCGCCGTCGTCGGCAGCACCGCCCTGCTCACCACCGGCGGTGTGCTCGCCCTGAGCGCCGCCACCCCCGCCTACGCCGCCGCGACCGGCGGCAGCGGCGCGAGCCTGCCCTACGTCGAGGTGCAGGCCGAGAACTCCGCCACCAACGGCAGCCAGATCGGCCCGAGCTGGCTCGCGGGCCAGCTCGCCGACGAGGCCTCGTACCGCAAGGCCGTCACGCTGTCGGGCAGCGGGAAGTTCGTCACCTTCACCACCCCGGTGGCGACCAACTCGATCGACTTCCGCTACAGCATCCCGGACGGCTCCGGCGGCTCGGTCTACACCGCCCCGCTGTCCTTCGCCATCAACGGCGCCGCCCAGCCCGACTTCACCCTGACCAACGCCTACAGCTGGTACTACGGCAGCTACCCGTTCACCAACCAGCCCGGCAGCAACCCGCACCACTTCTACGACGAGGCCCACCGGCTGCTGCCGCAGACCTATCCGGCCGGCACCACCTTCACCCTGCAGACCAGCGGCGGCAGCGCCGCCACCACCATCGACTTCGCCGACTTCGAGCAGGTCGGTGCGGCCCTCCCGCAGCCCTCCGGTTCGGTGTCGGTCACCAGCAAGGGCGCCGACGCGACCGGCGCCGGCGACTCGACCGCGGCCTTCAACGCGGCCATCAGCGCGGCCGGCCCCGGCGGCACCGTGTGGATCCCGCCGGGCACGTACAACATCCCCCGGCACATCACGGTCGACAACGTCACCGTCGCCGGCGCGGGCATGTGGTACTCCACGGTCACCGGCGCGGCCCCCGGCTTCTACGGCCTCGGCGAGCCCGACAGCTGCGGCGTCGGCGGCAACCGCGGCGTCAGCAGCAACGTCCACCTGTCGAACTTCGCCATCTTCGGCCAGGTCGGCACCCGCAACGACTGCGACCAGGTCAACGGCATCGGCGGAGCGCTCAGCAACTCCTCGGTCTCCAGCCTGTGGATCGACCACCTCAAGGTCGGCGCCTGGCTGGACGGCCCGATGGACAAGCTGACCCTGTCCGGGCTGCGCATCCGCGACACCACCGCCGACGGCATCAACTTCCACGGCGGCGTGACCAACTCGACGATCACCAACAGCGAGATCCGCAACACCGGTGACGACGGCATCGCCACCTGGGCGGACTCCGCGCTGGGCGCCGACGCCAACGACACGATCTCCAACAACACCGTCGAGACGCAGATCCTGGCCAACGGCATCGCGATCTACGGCGGCCACGACAACACCGTCAGCGGCAACCTGGTGCAGGACACCGGCCTCGCGCAGGGCGGCGGCATCCACGTCGGCCAGCGCTTCACCTCCACGCCGGTCGGCACCACCACCATCTCCAACAACACCATCATCCGGGCCGGCAGCCTCGACCCGAACTGGCAGTTCGGTGTCGGAGCGCTGTGGTTCGACGGCAGCCAGGGCGCCATCACCGGGCCCATCAACGTCAGCAACCTGCTGATCGAGCAGAGCCCCTACGAAGCCGTGCAGTGGGTCGAGGGCACCGTCAGCGGGGTCAACCTCAACAACGTGACCATCGCGGGCACCGGCACCTTCGCCCTGCAGGAACAGACCGGCGGCGCCGCGAAGTTCACCAACGTCACCGCGACCGGCGTCGGCGCCTCGACACCCGTCTACAGCTGCGAGGGCGGCAACTTCGCCGTCACCGACGGCGGCGGCAACTCCGGCATCACCGGCACGCCCTTCTGCGGCGGCTTCCCCACCCCGGTCTTCCCGCCCTACCCGGCCAGCGGCGTCACGGCCACCCCGGGCGCGCTCAACTTCGGTTCCGTCGCGACCGGTTCGACCAGCGGCACGCAGACCGTGACCGTCTCCAACCCGACCGGCTCGGCCGCCGCCGTCTCCGCGCTGTCCGCCTCCGGCGACTTCGCGCAGACCAACACCTGCGGCTCCTCGGTGCCGGCCAACGGCTCCTGCACCGTCAGCGTCACCTTCCACCCGACCGCGAGCGGGGAGCGCAACGGCACCCTGACCGTGACCGCGGGCGGCAACACCAGCACCGTCACGCTGACCGGCACCGGCATCGCGCCCGGCCCGGTGCTGAACACCAACCCGGCGAATCTGTCCTTCGCCGGCACGGTCGTCGGCTCCAGCGCCACCCCGCAGACGGTGACCGTCACCAACTCCGGCACCAGCGCGGCCAGCATCTCGGCCATCGCGGCGACGGGTGACTTCACCCAGACCAACAACTGCTCCTCGCTCGCGGTCGGCGCGACCTGCGCGGTGACCGTGACCTTCAAGCCGACCGCCGGCGGCACGCGCAACGGCACGCTGACGCTGACCAGCACCGCCAACAACAGCCCGACCACGGTCGCGCTGAGCGGCGCCGGCATCGACAGCAGCACCGACGTCGCGGCCGGCCACACGGCGACCGCCAGCTCCAGCAACGGCACCTTCGTCCCCGGCAACGTCACCGACGCGGACGCCTCCACGTACTGGGAGAGCGCCAACGGCGCCTTCCCGCAGTGGGTCCAGGTCGACCTCGGCCAGAACTACAGCGTCGGCAAGGTCACGTTGAAGCTGCCGCCGTCCACCGCGTGGGCGACCCGTACGGAGACGCTGTCCGTCCAGGGCTCCACCGACGGCAACTCCTTCAGCACCCTGTCGGCGTCCGCCGGGCGGACCTTCGACCCGAGCGCCGACAACAACACGGTGACCATCACCTTCACCGCGGCCACCGCCCGCTACGTGCGGGTCAACATCACGGCCAACTCCGGGTGGAGCGCGGCCCAGCTGTCCGGACTCCAGGTCTTCCCGGGCAGCGGCGGCACCAACCCGACGTCCGCGACCCTGGCCGTCACCCCGTCCTCGCTCACCTTCGCCTCCCAGGCGCCCGGCACCACCAGCGGCGCCCAGAACGTGACGGTGACCAACACCGGGACGGCCACGGCCGCGATCAGCTCGGTCACCGCCTCCGGCGACTTCTCGCAGACCAACACCTGCGGCAGCTCGCTGGCGGCGAGCGCCAGCTGCACGGTCGCGGTGAAGTTCACCCCGACCGCGTCCGGCACCCGCAACGGCACGCTGACCATCAACAGCAACGCCGCCAACAACCCGACCACCGTGGCCCTGACGGGCACCGGCACCGGGACGGTCAGCACCAACCTGGCAGCCGGCCGGCCCACCAGCGAGTCCAGCCACGCCGACGTCTACCCGTCGTCGAACCTGACCGACGGCAACCAGGCCAGCTACTGGGAGAGCGCCAACAACGCCTTCCCGCAGTGGGCGCAGGTCGACCTCGGCTCGGCGCAGAGCGTGAGCAAGGTCGTCCTGCAACTGCCGGCCGGCTGGGGCGCGCGCAACGAGACGCTGTCGATCAGCGGCAGCACCAACGGCAGCAGCTTCACCACCCTCAAGTCGTCCGCGTCCTACGCCTTCACCCCGGGCGCGAACAACACCGTCACGATCACCTTCACCGCGTCCACCCAGCGCTACATCCGGGTGACCGTCACCGCCAACGACGGCTGGCCCGCGGGCCAGCTCTCGGAGTTGCAGGTGTGGAACGCCTGA
- a CDS encoding oxidoreductase, protein MTGELQGRTAVVTGASKGIGLAVVAALAGAGAQVVAGSRGTSAELDALVDGGSVEWVAVDLSEPAAAGRLVDAAGGRIDILVNNVGSAPARTGGFLSVTDEDWARTLDLNLLAAVRVTRAALPLMVAAGRGSVVTVGSVNATLPDPLVIDYSAGKAALVAFSKALSKEVGPQGVRMNTVSPGPVETDLWLGGGGVAANVSAASGGDPKDVVAAAAGSMVTGRFTRPAEVADLVLFLAGDRAGNITGSDFLIDGGLIPTW, encoded by the coding sequence ATGACTGGCGAGCTGCAGGGCAGGACCGCCGTGGTGACCGGGGCGAGCAAGGGGATCGGGTTGGCCGTGGTGGCGGCGCTGGCGGGGGCTGGGGCGCAGGTGGTCGCGGGGTCCCGCGGGACCTCGGCCGAGCTGGACGCGCTGGTGGACGGCGGCAGCGTCGAGTGGGTGGCGGTGGATCTGTCGGAGCCGGCGGCCGCCGGCCGGCTGGTGGACGCGGCCGGCGGGCGGATCGACATCCTGGTCAACAACGTCGGGTCGGCCCCGGCCCGCACCGGCGGCTTCCTGTCGGTGACCGACGAGGACTGGGCGCGGACGCTGGACCTGAACCTGCTGGCGGCGGTGCGGGTCACCCGTGCGGCGCTGCCGCTGATGGTGGCGGCGGGCCGCGGCAGCGTGGTGACGGTCGGCTCGGTCAACGCCACCCTGCCGGACCCGCTGGTCATCGACTACAGCGCGGGCAAGGCGGCGCTGGTCGCCTTCTCCAAGGCGCTGTCGAAAGAGGTCGGGCCGCAAGGGGTGCGGATGAACACGGTGAGCCCGGGCCCGGTGGAGACCGATCTGTGGCTGGGCGGCGGCGGGGTGGCCGCGAACGTGTCCGCGGCCTCGGGCGGCGATCCGAAGGACGTGGTCGCGGCTGCCGCGGGCTCGATGGTGACCGGGCGGTTCACCCGGCCGGCGGAGGTCGCCGACCTGGTGCTCTTCCTGGCCGGTGACCGGGCGGGCAACATCACCGGCAGCGACTTCCTGATCGACGGCGGTCTCATTCCGACCTGGTGA